A single window of Eucalyptus grandis isolate ANBG69807.140 chromosome 1, ASM1654582v1, whole genome shotgun sequence DNA harbors:
- the LOC104438802 gene encoding vacuolar protein-sorting-associated protein 37 homolog 1 gives MFKFWGSQEQQAQPHPQDGTSQSWYPPSVVSSPGSSRPSTPSSTSSGGFNYFSQSTPHVSPTEASGIINHLKDKSVDELRKLLSDKDAYHQFLLSLDQVKIQNNIRDELRKETLQLARMNLEKEPQIMELRNQCRIIRTTELAAAQEKLSELERQKEEIMKLFSSSSLIQKLQESMRKTEEESEALHQKLLDREVDFGTFVQKYKKLRTTYHRRALIQLSAKTSATG, from the exons ATGTTCAAGTTCTG GGGATCTCAAGAGCAACAAGCTCAGCCGCACCCACAGGATGGTACTTCGCAGTCGTGGTATCCGCCTTCTGTAGTTAGCTCTCCCGGTTCTTCCCGTCCCTCCACGCCGAGCAGCACCTCTTCTGGCGGTTTCAATTATTTCTCGCAGTCTACACCCCATGTTTCTCCCACTGAGGCTTCTGGCATCATAAATCATTTGAAAGACAAGAG TGTTGATGAGTTGCGGAAGCTTTTGTCTGACAAGGATGCATACCACCAGTTCTTACTTTCACTTGATCAAGTGAAGATCCAAAATAAT ATACGAGATGAACTTCGGAAAGAAACCCTGCAGCTTGCCA GGATGAACTTGGAGAAGGAACCTCAAATAATGGAGCTGAGAAACCAG TGTAGGATCATACGGACGACAGAGTTGGCTGCTGCACAGGAGAAGCTCAGTGAACTGGAGAgacagaaagaagaaattatgaagctcttctcttcttcctctctcatCCAGAAGCTTCAAG AATCAATGCGCAAGACGGAGGAGGAATCTGAAGCTTTGCACCAAAAGCTTCTTGATAGGGAAGTAGACTTTGGGACATTTGTGCAGAAATATAAGAAGCTGCGGACCACTTATCACAGGCGCGCACTTATACAACTCTCAGCGAAAACATCTGCAACTGGATAA
- the LOC104438813 gene encoding uncharacterized protein LOC104438813 isoform X2, producing MSVPQWVEPLLSTTFFTTCSTHGDAARSECNMYCLDCNGGDAICFYCHSSRHKEHQVLQIRRSSYHDVVRASEIQKVLDISGVQTYVINSARVIFLNERPQPKSGNRIAHACEVCRRSLLDSFRLQE from the exons ATGTCGGTGCCGCAATGGGTGGAGCCATTGCTGAGCACCACATTCTTCACCACCTGCTCGACGCACGGGGACGCGGCGAGGAGCGAGTGCAACATGTACTGCTTGGACTGCAATGGCGGAGACGCGATCTGCTTTTATTGCCACTCGTCGCGCCACAAGGAGCACCAAGTCCTTCAG ATAAGGAGATCTTCATATCATGACGTGGTGAGGGCTTCGGAGATTCAGAAGGTGCTGGACATAAGCGGAGTCCAGACATATGTGATCAACAGCGCGAGAGTCATTTTCTTGAACGAGAGGCCTCAGCCAAAATCTGGGAACAGAATTGCTCATGCGTGTGAGGTCTGCAGAAGGAGCCTCTTGGACTCTTTCAG